The Noviherbaspirillum saxi genome includes a window with the following:
- a CDS encoding metallophosphoesterase family protein has product MSSSKTCARSKFLSMFPVQVLLTIHAQQVMRLDLLFTSKEPDVISQDKVRLAAVGDLHFTESSGGQLRSFFAQAADDADILLLCGDLTDYGTPAEAHLLAQELDAVRIPIAAVLGNHDFESGQQADVQRILTDAGVRVLDGDACEIHGIGIAGVKGFAGGFGRRALGPWGEHVIKQFVDEAIREALKLEHALAKLRTSQRIAMLHYSPIEGTVQGEPMEIFAFLGTSRLEDPLIRYPVTAVFHGHAHRGTLEGKTVNGTPVYNVAKPLLQRTFPDRPGYRIVEIPKAEHVDL; this is encoded by the coding sequence ATGAGTAGCAGCAAGACCTGTGCCCGAAGCAAGTTCCTGTCGATGTTTCCGGTACAAGTCTTGCTGACCATTCATGCGCAACAGGTAATGCGCCTTGATCTATTGTTTACGTCAAAGGAGCCCGATGTGATATCCCAAGATAAAGTCCGCTTGGCCGCCGTAGGAGACCTTCATTTCACCGAATCATCAGGAGGACAGCTACGGTCGTTTTTTGCCCAGGCGGCCGATGATGCGGATATCCTGCTGCTCTGCGGTGACCTGACTGATTACGGCACGCCTGCCGAAGCGCATTTGCTCGCGCAGGAGCTCGATGCGGTGCGGATTCCGATTGCTGCAGTACTCGGCAACCATGACTTCGAATCGGGGCAGCAGGCGGATGTACAGCGTATTCTTACCGACGCGGGGGTTCGCGTACTCGATGGCGATGCTTGTGAAATTCATGGAATCGGCATTGCGGGGGTGAAGGGCTTTGCCGGTGGTTTCGGCCGCCGTGCTCTTGGCCCTTGGGGCGAACATGTCATCAAGCAGTTTGTCGACGAAGCGATCCGGGAAGCGCTGAAGCTAGAGCATGCCTTGGCAAAACTACGTACCAGCCAGCGCATCGCGATGCTGCATTACTCGCCGATCGAAGGCACGGTACAAGGCGAGCCAATGGAAATATTCGCTTTCCTTGGCACCAGCCGTCTGGAAGATCCCTTGATCCGTTATCCGGTAACAGCGGTATTTCACGGGCATGCGCACCGCGGCACGCTGGAGGGAAAAACCGTCAACGGCACGCCAGTCTATAACGTTGCCAAGCCGTTGTTGCAGCGTACGTTTCCGGATCGACCTGGCTATCGGATTGTAGAAATTCCAAAAGCCGAGCATGTAGATTTGTAA
- a CDS encoding electron transfer flavoprotein-ubiquinone oxidoreductase, with product MTTKEILERYGPRDAAEYDVVIVGGGPGGLAAAIRLRQINSDISIALLEKGSEPGAHILSGAVMDPRALDELLPDWKSLGAPLNQPVTGDDFYFLSETGARRTPDFLLPRCFHNEGNYVISLSNVVKWLAQQAEGMGVEIFAGFAATEVLYDKQDRVVGVVTGDMGIGRDGQPTDNFQLGMELRGKYTIFAEGARGQLGRQLIAHYKLDEGRDPPSFAIGIKELWEVDPAQAQPGRVVHTAGWPMSPDTFGGGFLYHQENNRVTLGFVIGLDYRNPWMSPFEEFQQWKKHPVVRKHIEGGKRLSYGARAINNGFPQSLPKTIFPGGALIGCDAGYLNAARIKGSHSAIKTGMLVAEALADALKQGRAYDDLTAYPEAYEKSWLYEELQQTRNFKLWFKKGSTVGTLMTGIEQWLMPKLGISAPPWTLHGKVPDHKSLLPADQCKPIVYPKPDGKLTFDRLSSVFVSNTNHAEDQPPHLTLLDPKIPVQVNLATYAGPESRYCPAGVYEFVSNENGKERLQINAQNCVHCKTCDIKDPTQNIVWVAPEGGGPNYVGM from the coding sequence ATGACCACAAAAGAGATTCTGGAACGATACGGGCCGCGTGACGCCGCAGAATATGACGTCGTTATCGTCGGGGGAGGCCCGGGCGGGTTGGCCGCAGCGATCCGGCTCAGGCAGATCAATTCCGACATATCGATTGCCCTGCTCGAAAAGGGCAGTGAACCCGGCGCGCACATTCTGTCGGGCGCGGTGATGGACCCGCGTGCCCTCGATGAACTCCTGCCCGACTGGAAATCGCTAGGCGCACCGCTGAACCAACCCGTGACCGGCGACGACTTTTACTTCCTGAGCGAAACCGGGGCACGGCGCACGCCGGATTTTCTGCTGCCGCGTTGCTTTCATAACGAGGGCAACTATGTCATCAGTTTGAGCAACGTCGTGAAATGGCTTGCCCAACAGGCGGAAGGCATGGGCGTGGAGATCTTTGCAGGCTTTGCCGCCACCGAGGTGCTGTACGATAAACAGGACCGCGTCGTCGGCGTTGTAACGGGCGACATGGGTATCGGACGCGATGGCCAGCCCACCGATAATTTCCAGCTCGGCATGGAACTGCGCGGCAAATACACCATTTTCGCGGAAGGTGCGCGCGGCCAGCTGGGCCGCCAGTTGATCGCTCACTACAAGCTGGACGAAGGACGCGATCCTCCGAGCTTTGCAATCGGCATCAAGGAACTTTGGGAAGTCGATCCGGCACAGGCACAACCCGGACGTGTGGTGCATACTGCGGGCTGGCCAATGAGCCCAGATACCTTTGGCGGTGGTTTCCTGTATCACCAGGAAAACAATCGCGTGACCCTCGGCTTCGTCATCGGCCTAGACTATCGCAATCCATGGATGAGCCCATTCGAAGAGTTCCAGCAATGGAAAAAGCATCCGGTAGTTCGCAAGCATATCGAAGGCGGAAAGCGCCTGAGTTACGGCGCCCGCGCCATCAATAACGGATTTCCGCAGAGCCTGCCCAAGACCATCTTTCCGGGCGGAGCCCTTATCGGCTGCGACGCCGGCTACCTGAATGCCGCCCGCATCAAGGGAAGCCATTCTGCCATCAAGACAGGCATGCTTGTCGCCGAGGCATTGGCCGACGCATTGAAACAAGGCAGAGCCTACGATGACTTGACCGCTTATCCCGAAGCTTACGAGAAAAGCTGGCTGTATGAAGAACTCCAGCAGACGCGCAACTTTAAGCTCTGGTTCAAAAAGGGATCGACGGTCGGAACACTGATGACAGGCATCGAACAGTGGCTCATGCCCAAGCTTGGCATCTCCGCCCCACCCTGGACGCTCCATGGCAAGGTACCCGACCACAAGAGTCTACTACCTGCCGACCAGTGCAAGCCCATCGTCTATCCCAAGCCCGACGGCAAGCTGACTTTCGACCGTCTGAGCTCGGTCTTTGTGAGTAATACCAATCACGCGGAAGATCAACCGCCACACCTCACTTTGCTCGACCCGAAAATCCCGGTGCAGGTGAATCTCGCCACCTATGCGGGCCCGGAGAGCCGCTATTGCCCTGCAGGCGTCTACGAATTCGTTTCGAATGAAAACGGCAAGGAGCGCCTTCAGATCAACGCGCAGAACTGCGTGCACTGCAAAACCTGCGATATCAAGGATCCGACGCAGAACATCGTGTGGGTCGCGCCGGAAGGCGGCGGACCTAACTACGTCGGGATGTAA
- a CDS encoding HAD family hydrolase produces the protein MALSSPRAVLFDLDGTLADTAPDLAGAMNQVRVARGLQPTPYDILRPVASAGARGLIGASFGIKPGEDGFDELRTAFLDTYESAIAVETRLFDGIETLIREMEARKLRWGIVTNKAARFTDLLVPKIGLGHAGCVISGDTTPHAKPHPAPLLEAARRLGLPPEQCWYVGDDLRDIQAGIAAGMATISAAWGYCGHTEPTGWDADAVAESPLHVVELIRSAS, from the coding sequence ATGGCTCTTTCCTCTCCTCGTGCTGTCCTGTTCGACCTTGACGGCACCCTTGCCGATACGGCGCCTGACCTTGCCGGCGCAATGAACCAGGTCCGCGTAGCACGCGGCTTGCAGCCGACGCCTTACGATATATTGCGCCCCGTCGCCTCGGCCGGTGCACGCGGACTGATCGGTGCATCGTTCGGCATTAAGCCTGGCGAGGACGGCTTCGACGAATTGCGCACGGCCTTTCTGGATACCTACGAAAGTGCAATCGCGGTGGAAACCCGGCTGTTCGACGGCATCGAAACCTTGATCAGGGAAATGGAAGCACGCAAGCTCCGCTGGGGCATTGTTACCAACAAGGCAGCGCGCTTTACCGACCTCCTTGTGCCCAAGATAGGGCTTGGCCACGCCGGCTGCGTGATCTCGGGCGATACGACGCCGCATGCAAAGCCGCATCCAGCACCTCTCCTGGAAGCAGCACGACGTCTCGGGCTGCCTCCGGAACAATGCTGGTACGTTGGAGACGACTTAAGAGACATTCAAGCCGGAATTGCAGCCGGCATGGCGACTATCTCCGCCGCGTGGGGCTATTGCGGCCATACGGAGCCGACAGGTTGGGATGCCGACGCCGTTGCCGAATCACCACTCCACGTAGTCGAATTAATTCGCTCGGCCTCTTGA
- the ubiG gene encoding bifunctional 2-polyprenyl-6-hydroxyphenol methylase/3-demethylubiquinol 3-O-methyltransferase UbiG, which translates to MNADPLELQKFSDLAHRWWDPTSEFRPLHEINPLRLEWINARASLAGKTVVDIGCGGGILAESMARKGANVTGIDLSEKALKVADLHSLETGIQVRYELIAAEDLAAREAGRYDVVTCMEMLEHVPDPAAVVKACATLVKPGGLVYFSTINRNPKAYLFAVLGAEYILRLLPKGTHDYAKFITPAELAQFARNAGLVVDKLKGMGYNPLTKIYSLNQDTDVNYLVACTRPA; encoded by the coding sequence ATGAATGCCGATCCCCTAGAACTGCAAAAATTCAGCGATCTTGCCCATCGATGGTGGGATCCCACCTCTGAATTCCGTCCGCTGCATGAAATCAATCCGCTGCGGCTTGAATGGATCAATGCCCGTGCGTCGCTGGCCGGCAAAACGGTCGTCGACATTGGATGCGGCGGGGGCATCCTCGCCGAATCCATGGCTCGCAAGGGCGCCAATGTGACCGGCATCGACCTGTCCGAGAAAGCGCTGAAAGTGGCAGACCTGCACAGTCTGGAAACCGGCATACAGGTACGCTATGAATTGATCGCCGCAGAAGATCTGGCGGCGCGCGAAGCGGGCCGTTACGATGTCGTCACCTGCATGGAAATGCTCGAGCACGTGCCCGATCCCGCTGCTGTGGTGAAGGCTTGCGCAACGCTTGTCAAACCCGGCGGGCTGGTCTACTTCTCGACCATCAACCGCAATCCGAAAGCGTATCTGTTCGCGGTGTTAGGCGCGGAATACATTCTTCGCTTGCTGCCGAAAGGTACACACGACTACGCCAAATTCATCACGCCGGCCGAGCTTGCCCAATTTGCGCGCAATGCGGGGTTGGTCGTCGATAAGCTAAAGGGCATGGGCTACAACCCGCTGACGAAGATTTACTCCCTCAACCAGGACACCGACGTCAATTACCTGGTTGCCTGCACCCGCCCTGCCTGA
- the ompA gene encoding outer membrane protein OmpA — protein MNKLALVFAASAVVSFSASAQQDIKAKTPNSAYLQDSRGVIARDPFGLCWRTGTWTPADAVPGCDGEIAKPAAAPAPAPAPAPAPAPAPAPAPISEKVTFAADAFFDFDKAVLKPDGKAKLDDLSSKLKGMNLEVVIAVGHTDSVGSDTYNQKLSVRRAEAVKAYLVSTGVEANRVYTEGKGEKQPVADNKTSAGRAKNRRVEIEVVGTRNR, from the coding sequence ATGAATAAATTAGCACTCGTCTTTGCTGCGTCCGCAGTTGTTTCGTTCTCTGCTTCGGCTCAGCAGGACATCAAAGCCAAGACTCCGAACAGCGCCTACCTGCAAGACAGCCGCGGCGTCATCGCTCGTGACCCGTTCGGTTTGTGCTGGCGTACAGGTACCTGGACACCGGCTGATGCGGTTCCAGGTTGCGACGGCGAAATCGCAAAACCGGCTGCCGCTCCAGCTCCCGCACCTGCTCCGGCTCCGGCACCTGCTCCGGCACCTGCTCCCGCTCCAATCTCTGAAAAAGTCACCTTTGCTGCTGACGCCTTCTTTGACTTCGACAAGGCAGTCCTGAAGCCGGACGGCAAGGCGAAGCTGGATGACCTGTCCTCCAAGCTGAAGGGCATGAATCTGGAAGTCGTGATTGCTGTTGGTCACACCGACTCCGTCGGTTCCGACACTTACAACCAGAAGCTGTCGGTTCGCCGCGCTGAAGCCGTCAAGGCCTATCTGGTTTCCACGGGTGTTGAAGCCAACCGCGTCTACACTGAAGGCAAGGGCGAGAAGCAACCGGTCGCTGACAACAAGACATCCGCTGGCCGCGCAAAGAACCGCCGCGTTGAAATCGAAGTTGTTGGTACACGTAACCGCTAA
- a CDS encoding OmpA family protein — protein sequence MFKITAFALLLIGATSVHAQSLTDIQAKQGNSAYVQDSRGVIARSPFGLCWRTGTWTPADAVPGCDGDLVPPVTKAIAPPIAPPGPTAQAPAPAPKRCDFAVTLGSDESFAFNKAVLSGAAKTRIDSEVMTKLDTCAKVDLIIVTGHADRLGSQQYNQKLSEKRADAVAAYIKSKGVRAEVDTLGAGKTQSIKACNDKLPRKQLIECLAPNRRVVIEARGFAK from the coding sequence ATGTTTAAAATTACCGCTTTCGCGCTTTTACTTATTGGCGCAACCAGCGTTCACGCGCAATCCCTTACCGACATTCAGGCAAAGCAAGGTAACAGCGCATACGTGCAAGACAGCCGCGGCGTCATTGCACGCAGCCCGTTCGGCCTTTGCTGGCGTACCGGGACCTGGACCCCTGCCGATGCGGTACCCGGCTGCGACGGCGACCTGGTGCCGCCAGTGACAAAGGCGATTGCGCCTCCCATCGCGCCCCCCGGCCCTACCGCCCAGGCTCCCGCGCCTGCGCCGAAACGTTGTGACTTCGCCGTTACGCTAGGCAGCGACGAGAGCTTCGCCTTCAACAAGGCCGTACTCAGCGGCGCGGCCAAAACACGTATCGACAGCGAAGTGATGACCAAACTGGATACCTGCGCCAAGGTCGACCTGATCATCGTCACTGGCCATGCCGATCGTCTTGGTTCGCAGCAATACAATCAAAAGCTTTCGGAAAAGCGTGCCGATGCCGTCGCCGCCTATATCAAGAGCAAAGGCGTACGCGCAGAAGTCGATACGCTTGGCGCCGGCAAGACCCAATCAATCAAGGCCTGCAATGATAAATTGCCACGAAAACAACTGATTGAGTGTCTGGCACCGAACCGTCGCGTAGTGATTGAAGCACGCGGTTTTGCCAAATAA
- the gyrA gene encoding DNA gyrase subunit A codes for MDQFAKETIPISLEEEMRKSYLDYAMSVIVGRALPDVRDGLKPVHRRVLFAMHETNNVWNRPYVKCARVVGEVMGKYHPHGDQAIYDTLVRMAQDFSLRYTLVDGQGNFGSVDGDNAAAMRYTECRLDKISSELLADIEKDTVDFVPNYDGKEKEPSVLPTRIPNLLINGSSGIAVGMATNIPPHNITEVIDGALHVLRTPECTIDDLIEIIPAPDFPTAGIIYGVSGVRDGYRTGRGRVVMRAKTHFEEFGKDNRTAIIVDELPYQVNKKSLLERIAELVRDKKLEGISDIRDESDKSGMRVVIELKRGEVPEVVLNNLYKQTQLQDTFGMNMVALVDGQPKLLNLKQMLECFLSHRREVVTRRTVFELRKARERGHVLEGLAVALANIDDFIAIIKAAPTPPIAKSELMARAWDSSLVREMLARTGAENAGGIEAFRPENLPKHYGIQPDGLYKLSDEQAQEILQMRLQRLTGLEQDKIVNEYKEVMAQIADLLDILAKPERVTAIITDELTAAKNEYGDGNKDIRRSQIELNATDLGTEDLITPQDMVVTLSHTGYMKSQPVSEYRAQKRGGRGKQAMATKEDDWIDQLFIANTHDYIVCFSNRGRLYWLKVWEVPQGSRNSRGKPIVNMFPLQDGEKITVVLPLSGENRTFPEDRYVFMSTSLGTVKKTPLTEFSNPRKAGIIAVDLDEGDFLIGAALTDGKHDVMLFSDSGKAVRFDENDVRPMGRNARGVRGMSLEEGQQVIALLVAENEQQSVLTATENGFGKRTPILEYTRHGRGTKGMIAISTSERNGKVVAATLVEPNDEIMMITTGGVLIRTRVSEIREMGRATQGVTLIAVEDGTKLSGLQRIVESDVEEENGGAEEE; via the coding sequence ATGGATCAATTCGCCAAAGAGACTATCCCGATTTCCCTCGAAGAAGAGATGCGCAAGAGTTACCTCGATTATGCAATGAGCGTGATCGTGGGGCGGGCGCTTCCAGATGTGCGTGACGGCCTCAAGCCGGTGCATCGCCGCGTTCTGTTTGCGATGCACGAGACCAATAATGTCTGGAACCGCCCCTATGTAAAATGTGCGCGCGTCGTGGGTGAGGTCATGGGTAAGTACCACCCGCACGGCGACCAGGCGATCTACGACACGCTGGTACGAATGGCGCAGGACTTTTCTTTGCGCTATACCTTGGTGGACGGTCAGGGCAACTTCGGCTCGGTTGACGGCGACAACGCGGCAGCGATGCGTTATACCGAGTGCCGTCTCGACAAGATTTCCAGTGAACTGCTGGCCGACATCGAGAAGGATACGGTCGATTTTGTTCCTAACTACGACGGCAAGGAAAAAGAGCCGTCGGTGCTGCCGACGCGGATACCCAATCTGTTGATCAATGGGTCCTCCGGTATTGCAGTCGGCATGGCGACCAACATTCCCCCGCATAACATCACCGAAGTCATCGACGGCGCCTTGCACGTATTGCGCACGCCGGAATGCACGATCGATGATCTGATCGAAATCATTCCCGCACCCGACTTCCCGACTGCCGGCATCATTTACGGCGTGTCTGGCGTGCGCGACGGTTATCGTACCGGCCGCGGACGTGTGGTCATGCGTGCAAAGACGCATTTCGAGGAATTCGGCAAGGACAACCGAACCGCGATCATCGTGGACGAACTGCCGTACCAGGTGAACAAGAAGTCGCTGCTGGAACGCATTGCCGAACTGGTGCGCGACAAGAAGCTGGAAGGTATTTCTGACATTCGCGACGAGTCCGACAAGTCGGGCATGCGGGTGGTTATTGAACTCAAGCGTGGCGAAGTGCCCGAAGTGGTGCTGAATAACCTGTACAAGCAGACGCAGTTGCAGGATACCTTCGGCATGAACATGGTTGCCCTGGTGGACGGTCAGCCGAAGCTGCTGAACCTGAAGCAGATGCTGGAGTGCTTCCTGTCGCATCGCCGCGAAGTCGTCACCCGCCGTACGGTGTTCGAATTGCGCAAGGCGCGCGAGCGCGGTCACGTGCTGGAAGGCCTGGCTGTCGCATTGGCCAATATTGACGATTTCATCGCGATCATCAAGGCTGCACCGACGCCACCGATCGCGAAATCCGAATTGATGGCGCGTGCATGGGATTCTTCGCTGGTGCGCGAAATGCTTGCCCGTACCGGTGCTGAAAATGCCGGCGGTATTGAAGCCTTCCGACCCGAGAATCTGCCCAAGCACTACGGCATCCAGCCGGATGGACTTTACAAGCTGTCCGATGAGCAGGCGCAGGAAATCCTGCAAATGCGATTGCAGCGCCTGACCGGCCTAGAGCAGGACAAGATTGTCAACGAGTACAAGGAAGTCATGGCGCAGATCGCCGACTTGCTCGACATCCTCGCCAAACCGGAACGCGTCACGGCGATCATCACTGACGAACTGACGGCAGCAAAGAACGAATACGGCGATGGCAACAAGGACATACGCCGCTCGCAAATCGAGTTGAACGCGACCGACCTCGGAACCGAAGACCTGATCACGCCGCAGGACATGGTGGTGACGCTCTCGCACACTGGTTACATGAAATCGCAGCCGGTATCGGAATACCGCGCGCAAAAACGTGGCGGCCGCGGCAAGCAGGCGATGGCAACCAAGGAAGACGACTGGATCGACCAGCTTTTCATTGCGAACACGCATGACTACATCGTGTGCTTCTCGAATCGGGGCCGTTTGTACTGGCTGAAGGTGTGGGAAGTGCCGCAAGGCTCGCGCAACTCGCGCGGCAAGCCTATCGTCAACATGTTCCCGCTGCAGGATGGCGAGAAGATTACCGTGGTATTGCCGCTCTCCGGGGAAAATCGCACCTTCCCCGAAGACCGCTATGTGTTCATGTCGACCAGCCTCGGCACTGTCAAGAAAACGCCGCTGACCGAATTCAGCAATCCGCGCAAAGCCGGCATTATTGCAGTCGATCTCGATGAAGGCGATTTCCTGATCGGTGCGGCGCTCACCGACGGCAAGCATGACGTGATGCTGTTCTCCGATTCCGGTAAGGCGGTGCGTTTCGATGAAAACGACGTGCGTCCGATGGGACGCAATGCGCGCGGTGTGCGTGGGATGAGCCTGGAAGAAGGCCAGCAAGTCATTGCTTTGTTGGTCGCCGAGAACGAACAGCAGTCGGTGTTGACCGCGACCGAAAACGGTTTCGGCAAACGAACGCCTATTCTCGAGTACACACGCCATGGCCGCGGCACCAAGGGCATGATCGCGATTTCGACCAGCGAGCGTAACGGCAAGGTCGTGGCGGCAACCCTGGTTGAGCCGAACGACGAAATCATGATGATCACCACCGGTGGCGTGCTGATCCGTACCCGGGTGTCCGAGATTCGCGAAATGGGTCGTGCAACGCAAGGCGTGACACTGATCGCGGTGGAAGACGGCACCAAGCTGAGCGGCTTGCAGCGCATCGTTGAATCCGATGTGGAAGAAGAAAACGGCGGCGCGGAGGAAGAATGA
- the serC gene encoding 3-phosphoserine/phosphohydroxythreonine transaminase, whose amino-acid sequence MTRVYNFSAGPAVLPQDVLQQAAEEMLDWHGSGMSVMEMSHRGKEFISIYEAAERDFRELLGVPANYKILFLQGGGIGENAIVPLNLVARKSQPAVVDFVNTGSWSSKSIKEAKKYCTVNVAASSEAQKFTVIPPRDSWKLSKDAAYVHICTNETIDGVEFQYTPEIGAETGNAPLVADMSSHILSRAVDVSKYGVIFGGAQKNIGPAGLTLVIARDDLIGHALSICPSAFDWKLVAENHSMYNTPPTYSIYIAGLVFQWLKKQGGVAAMEQRNIAKAALLYDYFDSTDFYSNKIAKDCRSRMNVPFFLRDESLNDIFLAGAKERHLLQLKGHKSVGGMRASIYNAMPVEGVQALVDYLKEFEKKHG is encoded by the coding sequence ATGACACGCGTCTATAACTTCTCCGCAGGCCCGGCTGTGCTGCCTCAGGACGTGCTGCAGCAAGCGGCCGAAGAAATGCTCGACTGGCATGGCAGCGGCATGTCGGTGATGGAGATGAGCCATCGCGGCAAGGAATTCATTTCCATTTATGAAGCAGCAGAGCGCGATTTTCGCGAATTGCTCGGCGTGCCGGCAAACTACAAGATCCTGTTCTTGCAAGGCGGCGGCATCGGCGAAAATGCGATCGTGCCACTGAATCTGGTGGCTCGAAAGTCGCAGCCGGCGGTAGTCGACTTCGTGAATACCGGCTCGTGGTCTTCCAAGTCGATCAAGGAGGCGAAGAAATATTGCACGGTCAATGTCGCCGCTTCGTCCGAGGCACAGAAATTTACCGTGATTCCGCCGCGTGACAGCTGGAAGCTGTCGAAAGACGCTGCCTACGTCCATATTTGCACCAATGAAACCATCGACGGTGTCGAATTCCAGTACACACCGGAGATTGGTGCCGAGACTGGAAATGCGCCGCTGGTGGCCGACATGTCGTCGCACATCCTGTCGCGTGCAGTCGATGTGTCGAAGTACGGCGTCATCTTTGGCGGTGCGCAAAAGAACATCGGCCCGGCCGGCCTCACATTGGTGATTGCGCGCGATGACCTGATTGGTCATGCGTTGTCTATTTGTCCGTCGGCCTTCGACTGGAAACTGGTTGCTGAAAACCATTCGATGTACAACACGCCGCCGACGTATTCAATTTACATCGCCGGCCTGGTGTTCCAGTGGTTGAAGAAGCAGGGCGGGGTCGCAGCGATGGAGCAGCGCAACATCGCCAAGGCGGCATTGTTGTACGACTACTTTGACTCGACTGATTTCTACAGCAACAAGATTGCGAAGGATTGCCGTTCCCGCATGAACGTGCCGTTCTTCCTGCGCGACGAGTCCCTGAACGATATCTTTCTCGCCGGCGCGAAGGAACGTCACCTGCTGCAGCTGAAAGGCCACAAGTCCGTCGGCGGCATGCGTGCATCGATCTACAATGCGATGCCCGTCGAAGGGGTGCAGGCGCTGGTCGATTATTTGAAAGAATTTGAAAAGAAGCACGGCTGA
- the pheA gene encoding prephenate dehydratase, whose amino-acid sequence MTDDKLKPLREQIDAIDAQLLDLLNRRARVAQAVGHVKAETNAPVFRPEREAHVLQKVADNNGGPLHSGDVQTIFREIMSACRALERRVNVAYLGPAGTFSEQAVYQQFGHAVEGVPCASIDEVFRATEAGTADFGVVPVENSSEGAINRTLDLLLQTTLSISGELSIPVHHSLMTGSGNMEGVIRICAHSQALAQCHTWLNQNYPRIERQAVASNGEAARLASEDPTTAAIAGEIAGQRYNLGVVKAHVQDDPHNRTRFAVIGRLQPTPSGRDQTSLVLAVPNKAGAVHNLLAPLAKHGVSMTRFESRPARIGTWEYYFYVDVEGHAQDDKVINALAELKQNAAFFKVLGSYPFSLY is encoded by the coding sequence ATGACGGACGATAAACTTAAACCCTTGCGGGAACAGATCGATGCGATCGATGCCCAGCTGCTCGATCTCTTGAACCGGCGCGCACGCGTTGCGCAGGCAGTCGGCCACGTCAAGGCGGAAACCAATGCGCCGGTGTTCCGCCCGGAGCGTGAAGCGCACGTGTTGCAGAAGGTTGCCGACAATAACGGCGGTCCGCTGCATAGCGGCGATGTTCAGACGATTTTTCGCGAAATCATGTCGGCTTGCCGTGCGCTGGAACGTCGGGTGAACGTTGCTTATCTCGGTCCTGCGGGCACCTTCAGCGAACAGGCGGTTTACCAGCAATTCGGTCATGCGGTCGAAGGCGTGCCTTGCGCATCCATCGATGAAGTGTTCCGTGCAACCGAAGCGGGGACCGCGGACTTTGGCGTCGTGCCTGTGGAAAATTCATCCGAGGGCGCCATCAACCGCACGCTCGATTTGCTGTTGCAGACCACGCTGTCGATCAGCGGCGAACTGTCGATTCCCGTGCATCACAGCCTGATGACAGGCAGCGGCAATATGGAAGGCGTCATTCGCATCTGCGCGCATTCGCAAGCGCTGGCGCAATGCCATACCTGGCTCAATCAGAACTATCCACGAATCGAACGCCAGGCCGTTGCTTCCAACGGCGAAGCGGCACGCCTTGCAAGCGAAGATCCGACGACAGCCGCCATCGCTGGTGAAATCGCTGGCCAGCGCTATAACCTCGGCGTGGTGAAAGCTCATGTCCAGGACGATCCGCACAATCGCACCCGGTTTGCCGTCATCGGTCGATTGCAGCCCACGCCCAGCGGCAGGGACCAGACCTCGCTGGTGCTTGCAGTGCCCAACAAGGCGGGCGCGGTACACAACCTGCTTGCGCCGCTGGCTAAGCACGGCGTATCGATGACTCGGTTCGAATCGCGGCCCGCACGTATCGGCACCTGGGAATACTACTTCTACGTTGACGTGGAAGGACATGCCCAAGACGACAAGGTCATCAATGCGCTGGCCGAGCTCAAGCAGAATGCGGCTTTCTTCAAGGTTCTCGGTTCTTATCCATTCAGTCTTTATTGA